A portion of the Segatella copri DSM 18205 genome contains these proteins:
- a CDS encoding adenine-specific methyltransferase EcoRI family protein, whose amino-acid sequence MANSTLSNAKAAKKDEFYTMFYDIETEMEAYLDYNPNVFRGKTVLLPCDDPEWSNFTKYFAQNFKDLGLKKLISTSYAPESMTYKNGIQLSLFETQSAKYDKDKTKTHGKIFVLTEDSTRDRMPNLDDLQWDYLEGDGDFRSEEVKKLRDEADIIITNPPFSLFREFLAWIVEANKQFIIIGNINCVTYKEVFPLIKDNKVWMGYSIHSGDREFGVPDEYPLEASGTRIDENGKKYIRVKGVRWYTNIDHGHRHSAKNFMTMADNIKFSKHKEVHGRPYLHFDNFDAIEVPYTDAIPCDYEGMMGVPISFLDKYCPEQFEIMGITKTWFGMANKVYPKQIQVSKTGIKTIVTKLNDGPVIELDGPLDGEVYYIVDGKYYTQAYARILIRKK is encoded by the coding sequence ATGGCAAATAGTACATTATCAAATGCTAAGGCTGCCAAAAAAGACGAGTTCTATACCATGTTTTATGATATAGAAACCGAAATGGAAGCCTATCTCGATTACAATCCAAATGTATTTCGTGGCAAGACGGTTCTTCTGCCTTGCGATGACCCGGAGTGGAGTAATTTCACTAAGTATTTTGCACAGAATTTTAAAGATTTGGGTTTGAAGAAACTCATCTCTACAAGTTATGCTCCAGAGAGTATGACTTATAAAAACGGCATACAGTTATCCCTGTTTGAAACTCAATCTGCCAAGTATGATAAGGATAAGACCAAAACACATGGAAAGATATTTGTACTTACTGAAGATTCCACAAGAGATAGAATGCCCAATCTTGATGATCTGCAATGGGATTATCTTGAGGGGGATGGAGATTTCAGAAGCGAAGAGGTCAAAAAACTTAGAGATGAAGCAGATATTATTATAACCAACCCTCCTTTTTCGCTATTCCGAGAGTTTTTGGCGTGGATTGTTGAAGCAAACAAACAGTTTATCATTATCGGCAATATCAATTGTGTAACCTACAAAGAAGTATTCCCTTTGATAAAAGACAACAAGGTTTGGATGGGATACTCTATTCATAGCGGTGACCGAGAGTTTGGTGTTCCTGATGAGTATCCATTAGAAGCTTCTGGAACAAGAATAGATGAAAATGGCAAGAAATACATTCGAGTAAAGGGGGTAAGATGGTACACGAACATCGATCATGGGCATCGTCATAGTGCCAAAAACTTTATGACAATGGCAGATAATATCAAATTTAGTAAGCATAAGGAGGTCCATGGAAGACCATATCTACACTTTGATAATTTCGATGCCATCGAAGTTCCTTATACTGATGCTATCCCTTGTGATTATGAGGGGATGATGGGAGTACCTATTTCTTTTCTTGATAAATATTGCCCTGAGCAATTCGAGATAATGGGTATTACTAAAACTTGGTTTGGTATGGCTAATAAGGTATATCCAAAGCAGATACAGGTTAGTAAAACTGGCATAAAGACTATAGTAACCAAACTAAATGACGGACCTGTAATAGAATTGGATGGTCCACTTGATGGTGAAGTCTATTATATTGTTGATGGCAAGTATTATACACAAGCTTATGCCCGAATATTAATCCGTAAAAAGTAA
- a CDS encoding GmrSD restriction endonuclease domain-containing protein, with protein METELKEYTVKELCEGFTYSKADGKGLYGLAGKLTIQPEYQRNYLYIENEGEKEVAVIDSVMKKYPLGLLYFNKLPDGRLEVLDGQQRITSLGRYLINKFSYIKRDNLPYRFKALDKEERELIENTKMLAYICEGTESEIKEWFEIINIGGIRLNEQEKLNAIYSGPFVSAARKEFSNKEDPRLQKWECYISGSANRQEILQEALRWVSKGNIKDYMQEHRRDANINELKNYFDDVISWIDQTFDEVYPKMKGLNWGELYERFHTTPYNHIEVSQKVKELYNDPCVQDKKNVFEYVLGGCKDTRLLNVRVFDDNTKRRVYDRQTSEAKKKHESNCPLCACGDGPNKDKIWALKEMEADHVKAWVNGGATDESNCQMLCKTHNRSKGNR; from the coding sequence ATGGAAACAGAATTAAAAGAATATACAGTTAAAGAACTGTGCGAGGGTTTCACTTACAGCAAAGCTGACGGAAAAGGCTTATATGGTTTAGCTGGCAAGCTAACTATTCAGCCTGAGTATCAACGCAACTACCTCTATATAGAAAATGAGGGTGAGAAAGAAGTTGCCGTCATTGATTCCGTCATGAAAAAATATCCCTTGGGATTGTTGTACTTTAACAAGTTGCCTGATGGACGCTTGGAGGTTCTTGATGGTCAGCAACGTATCACAAGCCTTGGCAGATATTTGATTAACAAGTTCTCTTATATAAAAAGAGACAATCTGCCTTATAGATTCAAGGCATTGGATAAAGAAGAAAGAGAGCTTATAGAGAATACAAAGATGTTAGCTTACATCTGCGAGGGCACGGAGTCTGAAATCAAGGAGTGGTTTGAAATTATCAATATCGGTGGCATTCGACTCAACGAACAAGAAAAGTTGAACGCCATTTACTCGGGGCCTTTCGTCAGTGCAGCCCGAAAAGAATTCAGCAACAAGGAAGATCCACGTTTGCAAAAATGGGAATGCTACATTTCAGGTTCTGCCAATAGACAGGAAATTCTTCAGGAAGCCCTACGATGGGTGAGCAAAGGAAATATCAAAGACTACATGCAAGAACATCGCCGTGACGCAAACATCAATGAATTGAAAAACTATTTCGATGATGTTATTTCTTGGATAGACCAAACGTTCGATGAGGTTTATCCCAAGATGAAGGGGCTAAACTGGGGTGAACTATACGAACGATTCCATACCACTCCCTATAATCATATTGAGGTATCTCAAAAGGTGAAAGAGCTTTATAACGATCCATGCGTTCAAGATAAAAAGAACGTATTTGAATATGTGCTTGGCGGTTGTAAGGATACAAGACTTCTGAATGTCCGTGTCTTTGATGATAATACCAAACGCAGGGTTTATGATCGTCAGACGTCAGAAGCCAAAAAGAAGCATGAAAGCAATTGTCCTCTTTGTGCTTGTGGCGATGGTCCCAATAAGGATAAAATTTGGGCTTTGAAAGAGATGGAAGCCGACCATGTGAAGGCATGGGTTAACGGCGGAGCTACAGATGAGAGCAACTGTCAGATGCTCTGCAAGACGCATAACCGTTCGAAAGGCAACAGATAA
- a CDS encoding DUF5640 domain-containing protein has product MKKYLFLMLLLFIGAFATTAFTSCSSDDDDSKVQDLSIVGTWKDQSRTKDAVWTFNKDGKGYCEEKMSAISYKIAFTFTFDGNTLAISSKGNGKTYNQAYKVIINKVNLIKATGENGETLSLEKIK; this is encoded by the coding sequence ATGAAAAAGTATTTATTTTTAATGTTGCTCCTGTTTATTGGAGCATTTGCAACGACAGCTTTCACAAGCTGCAGTTCTGACGATGATGATTCTAAGGTTCAAGATTTAAGTATTGTTGGTACCTGGAAAGATCAGTCTAGGACAAAGGATGCTGTATGGACCTTCAACAAAGATGGAAAAGGCTATTGTGAAGAGAAAATGTCAGCGATATCCTATAAAATTGCTTTCACATTTACCTTTGATGGTAATACACTGGCAATTTCTTCAAAAGGCAATGGAAAGACCTATAACCAAGCTTATAAAGTTATCATTAACAAAGTTAATTTGATTAAGGCAACAGGTGAAAATGGTGAAACTTTGTCCTTGGAGAAAATAAAATAA